One genomic region from Leptolyngbyaceae cyanobacterium JSC-12 encodes:
- a CDS encoding VanZ family protein (IMG reference gene:2510095521~PFAM: VanZ like family) produces MSFRYMKSSTVKANWGWWFLAILFTIIFIAILIGAYTGNLPPALTQNDKPAHLILYAIATFLGHRAFNRRRMRLLNFSLALFPTLFTLFTVVEEALQSLSPNRRLDALDLLMSLVGVAIGYGLAEWGKKSRE; encoded by the coding sequence CATGAAATCTTCAACAGTCAAAGCAAATTGGGGCTGGTGGTTCCTGGCTATCCTATTCACCATTATTTTTATTGCAATTTTGATTGGTGCTTATACAGGCAACCTCCCACCAGCACTGACCCAAAACGATAAACCAGCCCACCTAATCTTGTACGCGATCGCCACTTTTTTGGGACACCGAGCTTTTAATCGTCGCCGCATGAGGTTGCTAAATTTTTCCCTAGCTCTATTCCCCACCCTGTTCACCCTCTTCACCGTTGTTGAAGAAGCCCTCCAATCCCTCTCTCCCAATCGTCGTTTGGACGCGCTTGATCTGCTAATGAGCTTAGTGGGAGTTGCAATCGGGTATGGGCTGGCAGAATGGGGCAAGAAAAGCAGGGAATAG
- a CDS encoding endonuclease I (IMG reference gene:2510095522~PFAM: Endonuclease I) yields the protein MVFIQTSPQDFSDMDFTDLLRETEERFSDRTPIRLDNCNKLNAGLLLQADSPERVEKRLKRLGFDTPTAKLLAGSDVTKPPTAVIDTSTSLNTFERILAKNDLMAVNFLERGARAARPVGRIRVRLANGSAGFGTGFLVSPRLLLTNNHVLPDAESAALSRVEFDYQDGVDGHPLQAVVFDLEPTVLFLTDASLDYSLVAVKTVAQNNIRLDSFGWHPLIEAEGKVIIGESVSIIQHPNGEPKQVALRENLLIDVLPNFLHYQTDTAPGSSGSPVFNDQWELVALHHSGVPKRNANGQILNINGNVWRPEQGENRVAWIANEGVRVSRLIQHIRSQPVPEQAQPLLTELFSNRQPSIRQPVTNNRALTIGNSELTPGTSELPSSEMTPKPDCSSTNTELQLRAIASEDGSVTWTIPLQVSVRLGQPTTTASMISTLVTSVPASATPSTELPPAAIPVPVLEVPTESDLKQALKELKTAAKKPYYDEAGDRKKRDSYYQTILGKLKSLSSQELYQELSHLVIQTHTKRLAYQPSKYLYPWIDLHPDLKIRSIYSEQVFEPEALIRADFQVAQLLATRSQELQLKESFNPAQLVQELNVLEASLPYNCEHVVPQSWFAKKEPMRGDLHHLFACETRCNSFRGNTPYFDFEDFGTAIRDNCGKVIGEKFEPNAGKGAVARATLYFLLRYPGEINKTEREYQESRLPILLNWHRSYPVSEYERHRNAAIFEKQGNRNPLIDFPDWVDKIAFQLGLG from the coding sequence ATGGTTTTCATCCAAACAAGCCCCCAAGATTTTTCTGATATGGATTTCACTGATTTACTGAGAGAAACGGAAGAACGATTTAGCGATCGCACGCCCATTCGTTTAGATAACTGCAACAAGCTGAATGCTGGGTTACTCCTCCAGGCAGACAGTCCAGAGCGGGTGGAAAAACGACTTAAACGCTTAGGCTTTGATACTCCAACAGCAAAATTGCTGGCTGGCAGTGATGTCACGAAGCCACCAACGGCTGTGATCGACACCTCAACATCGCTGAATACCTTTGAGCGCATCCTTGCCAAAAACGATCTGATGGCAGTCAACTTTTTAGAGCGGGGTGCCAGGGCTGCCCGTCCGGTTGGTCGAATTCGGGTGCGGTTAGCGAATGGCAGTGCTGGCTTTGGGACAGGTTTTTTAGTCTCACCGCGTCTCTTGCTCACCAATAATCATGTGTTGCCCGATGCTGAATCAGCAGCGTTGAGCCGAGTGGAATTTGACTATCAAGATGGCGTGGATGGACATCCGCTACAAGCAGTGGTGTTTGATCTAGAACCGACTGTTTTATTTCTCACTGATGCATCGCTCGACTATAGCCTGGTGGCTGTTAAGACGGTTGCTCAAAATAATATCCGGTTGGATTCTTTTGGCTGGCATCCATTGATTGAAGCGGAAGGTAAGGTCATTATTGGGGAGTCTGTGAGTATCATTCAGCATCCCAATGGGGAACCTAAGCAGGTTGCCTTGCGAGAAAATTTATTGATTGACGTTTTGCCCAATTTTTTGCACTATCAGACGGATACAGCTCCAGGGTCTTCGGGTTCACCTGTATTTAATGATCAGTGGGAATTGGTTGCCTTGCATCATTCTGGTGTGCCGAAGCGTAATGCCAATGGTCAAATTTTGAACATCAATGGTAACGTATGGCGACCGGAGCAGGGTGAAAATCGGGTTGCCTGGATTGCGAACGAAGGAGTACGGGTTAGCCGATTGATTCAGCATATTAGGAGTCAGCCAGTTCCAGAGCAAGCTCAACCATTACTCACAGAACTATTTAGCAATCGTCAACCGTCTATTCGCCAACCCGTAACCAACAATAGGGCGCTTACCATTGGTAATAGTGAGTTGACTCCTGGAACTAGCGAATTACCCAGTTCAGAAATGACTCCTAAGCCAGACTGTTCTTCAACAAACACTGAGCTACAATTGCGAGCGATCGCCAGCGAGGATGGCAGTGTCACCTGGACAATTCCGCTTCAGGTGAGTGTGCGATTGGGGCAACCGACAACAACAGCATCGATGATTTCTACACTTGTTACCTCTGTTCCTGCCTCTGCAACCCCCAGTACTGAGCTTCCCCCAGCAGCTATCCCAGTGCCCGTGCTCGAAGTCCCAACGGAGAGCGACTTAAAACAGGCATTGAAGGAGTTGAAGACAGCAGCAAAGAAACCCTACTACGATGAAGCCGGCGATCGCAAAAAGCGAGATTCCTACTATCAAACTATTTTGGGCAAGTTAAAATCACTCAGTTCCCAAGAGTTGTATCAGGAACTCAGTCATTTAGTAATTCAAACTCATACTAAACGGCTAGCTTATCAACCCAGCAAGTATTTATATCCCTGGATTGATCTGCATCCCGATTTAAAGATTCGGAGTATTTATTCCGAACAAGTTTTTGAGCCAGAAGCACTGATTCGGGCAGATTTTCAAGTGGCGCAATTGCTGGCAACGCGATCTCAGGAACTGCAACTTAAAGAATCCTTCAACCCTGCCCAATTGGTTCAGGAATTGAATGTGTTGGAAGCCAGCCTGCCCTACAATTGCGAACACGTTGTGCCACAATCCTGGTTTGCCAAAAAAGAACCAATGCGCGGCGATTTGCATCATCTGTTTGCTTGCGAAACCCGCTGTAACAGTTTCCGAGGTAACACCCCCTACTTCGATTTTGAAGATTTTGGGACTGCCATCCGCGATAATTGCGGTAAAGTGATTGGCGAAAAATTTGAACCCAACGCTGGCAAAGGTGCGGTCGCCCGGGCAACACTCTACTTCTTGCTGCGCTATCCTGGCGAAATTAACAAAACCGAACGGGAGTATCAGGAAAGTCGGTTACCGATCCTGCTGAATTGGCACCGATCCTATCCGGTGAGTGAGTATGAACGACATCGCAATGCTGCCATTTTTGAAAAGCAAGGCAATCGCAATCCCTTGATCGACTTTCCCGACTGGGTAGATAAGATTGCCTTTCAGCTAGGGCTAGGCTAA